The Toxorhynchites rutilus septentrionalis strain SRP chromosome 3, ASM2978413v1, whole genome shotgun sequence genome includes a region encoding these proteins:
- the LOC129773709 gene encoding uncharacterized protein LOC129773709, protein MSEKSVDNRKTVSHACSNVELRELLTNFWELESCKSTSIFSVEETMCEEIYDCTTVRDIDGKYIVTLPKKEHIIRQLRDSHDIALRRFHGLEKRFAADNNLKTQYTEFIEEYLAMGHMIEAPEEDSSQPLYHLPHHAIIKPDSTTTKLRVVFDASCRTSTGVSLNDGLMVGPVVQEDLLSIVLRFRFRRFAIIADIAKMYRMVKLNSADQPLQRILCQSANEPVTTFQLTTVTYGTASAPYLATKCIQRLANDAKHTHPVAAEVARKDFYVDDLLSGTDSIKTGKQLVCQLIDMFNSAGFSLRKWSSNNLELIDDVPSELRDNRSTFEIDSSSTVKTLGLIWEPSVDKFNYAIPRWSSEPTITKRVVLGDIARIFDPLGLIGPVVVQAKIFLQELWKLKGDWDEPLSVSHQEFWLTYRRNLTALESLKVPRWIGFTNDASHVEVHGFCDASEAAYGACLYLRCTSLDGSVSVRLITAKSKVAPIEDINRKKKKQTIPRLELSSALLLSHLYEKVRKSIQIPSHAYFWTDSMIVKCWLSSLPSRWQIFVANRVSEIQHITKDGCWNHVAGENNPADIISRGMIPAQLQYQSVWFEGPLWLRFDRSLWPISTDTMSEGDEALLKERSTTTLATHNQSTNELILLRSSFPELVRLIALIRRFILNAKTKERNSRYIGLLTHTKHEDALQVLIRLAQRESFPTELRDLSHARSINQSSKITSLNPILVDGIIRVGGRLANAPVTENRKHPMILHHQHPLTKLIMEHYHRKHFHAGQQFLIASVRERYWPTNVRSLARKVVFECTSCFRNKPTVHQQLMADLPADRVSPAAAFIKTGVDFCGPFFIRYPGRRSTSIKCYVSIFVCLTTKAVHMEVVADLTTQAFLGALKRFVSIRGKPSVITCDNATNFVGANRELELLRLQLCSQQFQHTVTRDCETEGIQFKFIPPRSPNFGGLWEAAVKSFKTQFRKTIGSRVLTYDEIHTVVQQLAAILNSRPLTPLSNDPNDYEALTPGHFIAGRPLVSIPSPDLQEIPENRLFLWQKSQSYVQQIWRKWKTHYLSDLHNRTKWTQKRDNLIVGTMVLVKDDNLPPQKWCLGRIAETIPGSDGIIRVVTVRTNDGLLKRGISKICVLPVRDNCSPPIAEECKPLPS, encoded by the coding sequence ATGTCAGAGAAAAGCGTGGATAATCGCAAAACGGTGTCTCATGCTTGTTCGAATGTCGAACTACGCGAATTACTGACAAATTTCTGGGAGTTAGAATCATGCAAAAGCACAAGCATCTTTTCTGTTGAGGAAACCATGTGCGAGGAGATTTACGATTGCACAACCGTTCGTGATATTGATGGAAAATACATCGTTACTCTTCCCAAGAAAGAGCACATAATCAGGCAGTTGAGAGATTCACATGATATCGCATTGAGGAGGTTCCATGGTCTCGAAAAGCGTTTCGCAGCAGACAATAATTTGAAGACTCAATATACCGAATTCATCGAAGAATACTTGGCAATGGGACATATGATAGAAGCGCCTGAAGAAGATTCCAGTCAGCCTTTGTACCATTTACCGCATCATGCTATCATAAAACCCGACAGCACCACGACCAAGCTACGGGTCGTATTCGACGCTTCCTGTCGCACTTCAACAGGAGTCTCGCTAAACGACGGACTCATGGTTGGACCAGTTGTGCAGGAGGATTTACTCTCCATCGTATTACGATTTCGATTCCGAAGGTTCGCTATCATAGCCGATATTGCGAAAATGTATCGCATGGTGAAGTTGAATTCAGCAGATCAGCCACTCCAGCGCATTCTCTGCCAATCTGCCAACGAACCGGTAACCACCTTCCAGCTGACGACAGTCACATATGGCACAGCCTCCGCACCATACCTGGCGACGAAGTGCATTCAACGGTTGGCGAATGATGCAAAACACACACATCCTGTAGCAGCAGAGGTGGCtcggaaggatttttatgtagaTGACCTTCTGAGTGGTACAGACAGCATCAAAACTGGAAAGCAACTTGTCTGCCAACTCATCGATATGTTCAACTCTGCCGGATTCAGTTTGAGAAAGTGGAGCTCTAACAATTTGGAGCTTATCGATGATGTTCCTTCAGAACTTCGCGATAATCGCTCAACCTTTGAGATTGATTCATCGTCTACTGTGAAAACCCTAGGGCTTATTTGGGAACCATCCGTCGATAAATTCAATTACGCCATACCTCGTTGGAGCTCTGAACCTACAATCACCAAGAGAGTTGTTTTGGGAGACATAGCTCGCATTTTTGACCCACTTGGTCTCATCGGTCCTGTAGTGGTACAGGCGAAAATATTTTTACAAGAGCTGTGGAAACTAAAGGGTGATTGGGATGAGCCATTATCCGTCAGTCATCAGGAGTTCTGGTTAACGTACCGCAGAAATTTAACTGCCCTCGAGTCACTCAAGGTTCCTCGATGGATTGGATTTACCAATGATGCGAGCCACGTGGAAGTCCACGGCTTCTGTGACGCATCAGAAGCAGCGTATGGTGCGTGTCTATATTTACGCTGCACCTCACTTGATGGATCAGTTAGCGTTCGTCTCATCACGGCCAAATCAAAAGTTGCGCCAATAGAAGATATCaatcgaaaaaagaaaaaacaaaccATCCCACGTTTAGAACTATCATCCGCTTTATTGCTGAGCCATTTATACGAGAAGGTTCGCAAAAGTATACAAATCCCGTCCCATGCATATTTTTGGACCGATTCGATGATAGTGAAGTGCTGGTTATCATCGCTTCCGTCTCGTTGGCAAATCTTCGTAGCCAATCGAGTTTCGGAGATACAGCATATCACGAAGGACGGATGCTGGAATCATGTAGCTGGCGAAAATAATCCCGCCGACATCATCTCACGCGGAATGATTCCCGCTCAATTACAATACCAATCTGTTTGGTTTGAAGGTCCACTTTGGCTGCGCTTCGATCGATCCTTGTGGCCGATATCTACTGACACCATGTCAGAAGGAGATGAAGCTCTCTTGAAGGAAAGGTCTACCACGACTCTCGCTACTCACAATCAATCTACGAACGAGTTGATTCTTCTACGATCCTCATTTCCTGAACTAGTCAGATTAATAGCATTGATTCGCCGATTCATCCTGAACGCAAAAACGAAGGAACGTAACAGTAGATATATCGGTTTGCTGACGCATACAAAGCATGAAGATGCCTTGCAAGTTTTAATCCGCTTAGCTCAACGGGAGAGTTTCCCGACTGAATTGAGAGATCTCTCCCACGCTCGGTCGATTAATCAATCATCGAAAATCACATCTTTGAATCCCATTCTGGTCGACGGTATAATACGCGTAGGCGGGCGGCTGGCAAACGCACCAGTGACCGAAAACAGGAAACACCCCATGATTTTACATCACCAGCATCCATTGACTAAACTAATTATGGAACATTACCATCGTAAGCATTTCCACGCTGGCCAGCAATTCTTGATCGCCTCGGTTCGGGAGCGTTATTGGCCGACGAATGTTCGCAGTCTCGCTCGCAAAGTCGTTTTCGAGTGCACATCATGTTTCCGTAACAAACCTACGGTTCACCAGCAACTGATGGCAGATCTCCCAGCAGATCGTGTAAGCCCCGCAGCAGCATTTATCAAGACAGGGGTAGATTTTTGTGGTCCCTTCTTTATACGCTATCCTGGTCGTCGTAGCACATCAATAAAATGCTACGTGTCAATCTTCGTCTGCCTGACGACGAAAGCAGTGCACATGGAGGTGGTTGCTGACCTCACAACCCAGGCATTCCTCGGAGCCCTTAAGCGGTTCGTTTCTATACGTGGAAAACCGTCAGTCATCACCTGCGACAACGCCACCAATTTTGTTGGAGCCAATCGAGAGCTGGAACTACTTCGACTGCAGTTGTGCAGTCAACAATTTCAACATACTGTTACTCGCGACTGTGAAACTGAAGGGATCCAGTTTAAATTTATCCCACCAAGATCTCCAAACTTCGGCGGACTGTGGGAGGCCGCCGTAAAATCGTTCAAAACGCAGTTTCGTAAAACGATTGGATCCAGAGTTTTAACATATGACGAGATACACACCGTGGTACAGCAGTTAGCAGCAATTTTGAACTCTCGTCCTTTAACGCCACTCAGCAACGACCCCAACGACTATGAGGCCTTAACACCAGGGCATTTCATAGCGGGAAGACCTCTTGTGTCAATTCCCTCACCAGATTTGCAGGAAATTCCTGAGAATCGCTTATTCTTGTGGCAGAAGTCGCAAAGTTATGTACAACAGATTTGGCGGAAATGGAAAACACACTACCTTTCCGATTTGCATAACCGGACAAAATGGACCCAGAAGCGCGACAATCTCATCGTTGGCACCATGGTTCTGGTTAAGGACGATAATCTTCCTCCTCAGAAGTGGTGTCTGGGAAGAATAGCGGAAACGATTCCTGGATCAGACGGGATAATCCGTGTAGTGACCGTTCGCACGAACGATGGTCTGCTCAAGAGAGGCATCTCAAAAATTTGTGTGCTTCCAGTTCGAGACAACTGCTCCCCACCAATAGCAGAAGAGTGTAAACCTCTTCCATCGTAG